One window from the genome of Macaca fascicularis isolate 582-1 chromosome 7, T2T-MFA8v1.1 encodes:
- the LOC102141900 gene encoding olfactory receptor 11H7, with the protein MNNSQISTVTQFVLLGFPGPWKIRIIFFSMILLVYILTLTGNMAIICAVRWDHRLHTPMYMLLANFSFLEIWYVTCTVPNMLVNFFSKTKTISFSGCFTQFYFFFSLGTTECFFLCVMAYDRYLAICHPLHYPSIMTDQLCGILVSLCWLIGFLGHSISIFFISQLPFCGPNIIDHFLCDVDPLMALSCAPTHTIGHVFHSLSSLFIILTMVYILGSYTLVLRTVLQVPSSAGWQKAFSTCGSHLVVVSLFYGTIMVMYVSPTPGNSVAMHKIITLIYSVVTPVLNPLIYSLRNKDMKYALHHVFCGRELSRAHE; encoded by the coding sequence ATGAATAACTCACAGATATCTACTGTGACACAGTTTGTCTTGCTGGGCTTTCCTGGTCCCTGGAAAATTCGGATCATCTTTTTCTCAATGATTTTGTTGGTCTACATCTTGACTCTGACTGGGAATATGGCCATCATCTGTGCAGTGAGGTGGGACCATCGACTCCATACCCCTATGTACATGCTCCTAGCCAACTTCTCCTTCCTAGAGATCTGGTATGTGACCTGCACAGTCCCCAACATGctggtaaattttttttccaaaactaaGACCATATCCTTCTCTGGATGCTTCACTCAGTTCTACTTCTTCTTTTCCCTGGGCACAACTGAATGCTTCTTCCTCTGTGTCATGGCTTATGATCGGTACCTGGCCATCTGCCACCCACTGCACTATCCCTCCATTATGACTGACCAGCTCTGCGGCATCTTGGTGTCTCTTTGTTGGCTCATTGGTTTCCTTGGACAttcaatttccattttcttcatttctcaacTACCTTTCTGTGGTcccaacatcattgatcattttCTGTGTGATGTGGACCCACTGATGGCATTGTCCTGTGCCCCTACTCACACCATAGGGCATGTGTTCCATTCTCTGAGTTCTCTTTTCATCATCCTCACCATGGTGTATATCCTTGGGTCCTATACCTTGGTGCTCAGAACTGTGCTTCAGGTTCCTTCTTCAGCTGGATGGCAAAAGGCCTTCTCTACCTGTGGATCACACTTGGTTGTGGTGTCTCTGTTCTATGGAACCATAATGGTGATGTATGTGAGTCCCACACCTGGCAACTCAGTTGCTATGCATAAGATCATCACACTGATATATTCAGTGGTAACACCTGTCTTAAACCCCCTCATCTACAGCCTACGCAACAAGGACATGAAATACGCCCTCCATCATGTCTTCTGTGGAAGAGAATTATCCAGAGCTCATGAATAG